CTCCAAATGAGGCTTGTGCAATACTTATAATGAGCAAATAGCTGAAAAAATATAGAACTATGGTCAAAGAATGAAACAGACAGTAACCAAAATTAAAACATCAAAAAGTGAAAATCTGTTATCTAGTCACTCTACAGCCGTCAAATTGATTTTAACTGATGATGTCACTTATTGGTTGATGATCATCACATAACAAACCAAGCAGCATCGTGCCCGGCATTATGATTGATAAAGTCACTGATTTAGCAACACATTAACATTACAATTTACAAAATTGCTTGTTTTGTGTTCTGTCTTTCTTGACTTTAACATACTCAATATTATGTGTATCAATTACTGAACCGATTCCTTGCTTTTAATTAAATGTTTAGACCATTACATTCTACAAAATAGGTTCATAAACTTCAAAACAAGACAGTGAGTGATTGTTTTATTGGCAACGAGATCAGATTCTTCCATTTACGTTTATTAGTCATATTGTTTGTATACAGTATACACACAAACAACATAGGGATAGAGAGCAAGACAGTTCGAAGTTCAAACAGCTGTGAGGGAACATGCAAGCACTAACCTTCACTATGGAGTAATTAATCGATGAAATTAGAAGAATAAACACAACACTGCCATGAAGACAAACAAATTAGAAATttacaaaaagaaaatgatgaagAAGGAAAAACAACATGGTCTGGTGAGTTTCATACCAAGCACCGTGAAGATAACATAGATAGCTCAGTGACAGTATGAGCCACAACAAAGCAGTCCCTCGGCCCTTCAAGCCATAGCAATATCGCAATGTATTGACTACAATCAGAAATGCGCCCATTACAACAGTCAGAATCGGCAGGTTCCCACGGAAGTTTCTCCATTGCGCATCAGACAGGTCCTGCAACAGACAACGAGGAAATTGAACAGGCAGCTCCTCGATCTCCAGGTAAGACAGATGGCTGACAAAAACAGGCGAAAGTTTACGCACATTCAGATGGCCAGCAAGTGACCCCGCGCGTAGTCCGTAGAGCCTACCGGAGTGATCTACAACCACGAAGCAGCTGTGAGACAAGCGGCAATTGCGGAGAAGATAGCAGGAGAGGTGACGGAAACCGGGTGCCACCGACGTACCGTGCGAGAGGCGAAGCGACCTCCGGATCACGACGAGGTAGAAGCCCAGCGCGTATAGAACGAGCGCGGCGAGCTCCAGCCGCTTCCAGGGCACGCCGCCCATCTCCGTCAGACTTCAAACCTCCCACCTCGCTAGCCGCGCCCGGGAAGGGCTCCCAATCAGGCGAATGGCGCGCGCCTCTGGCGTCCGGTCAGGTGTGGCTGCAGGTGTACCTGGGTGGGTGGAGAGCTCCGCGGTGCTAGGTCTTCAGAAGATGTTGGATGGGAAGGATGGAGCTTTGCGGCTCTgggacgacggcggcagcggcggaggtgggcggcGCTGGATGGATGTGGCCATGTGGGGAGGAGACGCGACCCGAACCAGGGGCTTATATGAAAATTTAGGGGCTTGTCTGCAAATTTAGAGAGTTATATGTAAATATTCGGATCGTGGCCATTAATCTCGATCCATATTAGGGACTATTTGTAAATACAAGGGTGTATTTTGAAAATATTCGGATCGATCAGGGGGTTTTTGAAAATGTTCAGGGGTACtttattaaaattctggatgcGATGCGGTTCTGCGTCGCCgatcgccggagcgccgcccaCCTCCCCTGTTCTTCGTCCTTCTGCCTGGCTCGCCACCTAGCGAGTAGCGAGCGGCGGGAGACGCCAGCGGAGGAAGGGCTCCCGCTCAGCGAGGGATACGGCGGGGAACGCGCGGCTGTGGACGGGATCAGAGGCAGCGGGGCGGACGAGATCCGGGGTGTAACGGCGGCGGATGGTGGGAAGCGGAGGCAGAGCCTGCGGCCGCGGCGAAGCGGAGAGGGGAAGAGAGCTGCTGGCCGTTGGATCGGCGTCGGAGCAGAAGCCTCTCATCTGCGATGGGATTCAAAACGTACTCCAGTAATCCGCTTTCGTTAGCTGGCCCAGCCTGCCTATGCATGCAGTAGTTTATGTTGGAATTGTGTTGGGCCAGTTGCTAGTCGAAAGCCAAGGCCCAAGTTCCGCTAATGGAAGCCCATCCTAACTTCCCGAGTCAACGCCACCGCCGGGATACCGTTGGACAAATCCAAGGATAGTGGACTTACTCATTCTTATATAATGAAAAGTTAATGTgaaaaatagggaaaaaaagatTACCATACACCGTTCTAGACTCATTCCTAATAGCATAGAAGCTTCGCTAAGAAAAGATAAAAGAATGGTATTCAGAAATAGAAATGAACACAAGTACACAACAGCAGTGCTACTCGCCATGTATTTAAAGACAAATAGAGTATCTATTATACAGGATATTTTACATGACAGTCCCTATTACTACCGGAACAAAGCAACCAATCACAGTATCATTAGTATTAGCCACATCTGGTTAACATGGAGTACACTAGCAATGACCAAGCACAAGAAGATCCTCAATATTACAACAACAAACATGGCATATACAGAAATCACCAAAGGAAATCTTCTAGGCGTTAAACTTCTCTCTGTCGTGTGGAGCATTATAATCGATGTTTGGGCCCACAGGGATAATCCCGTATGGATTTATGGGTGAGTAGCCTCCATAGTAGCTCTTTTTTATGTACTCCATGTTAACCGTGCTGCTGATGCCAGGAATTTGGTATATGTCCTTGGTGTAATTGAACAGATTTGGGTATTCCCTGATGAGCTTCTTGTTGCATTTGAAGTAAACAGAGTAAACctgtagaaaataaaaaagattcaGTACTCATAACTGGTTAACCTTAATCCGTATAAGGAAATATTTGTAAACTACAGACAGAAAATTTTAAGTTctaatgaaaacaaaaaaatgtATAGCTTGAAACTATAGTATTCTACTTCACAATTGTTCATCTGCATATAAAAATGCCACCTAATAAGGAAATGAAAAAACGAAAACAAGATGATGGAAAAAACCCTGTATATTCAAAATGTTTACGTGTCCACCTTTATATGGTCTAATAATTGTCAAACCCCTTATTTGCGCACAGTTTTTTGCAATTGATTAAAGGCGACACCAAAAAAATCACACTCTGCATCTCATTCATTTGGTGCTATAACTCTTTGAGAATATCAGATAAACATTTATGATAACATCAAGCATCACAAAAGGCCTAaaactgaagaaaaaaaaaggaactggGTGAGATTAGCAATCTTGCTGGATGTTAAATCGCTGTAGTAGTCGTCCCATATTTCTGATACTTGGATAGAACTCTTTGTCTATTGTTAAAGGAGGTTAAGGGAGCATGAACTAGTGAAGATAGATTGGATGCACCTTCAAACTGAACACAACCAGATGTAACAGTAATGCTTTCAACAAAACGTCTCTTTCGTGATATCTAATTAACTTGATGGAAATCTATGAAACACACAAAGCAATGACCTTAGAAAGAAGAACACAGTTGACAACAAATCAAATCCTCATAGAGTTGCAGAATTCCATGTTCATTAGTTTAATGTTGTATTTCTGGTCAGCAAGTAGCGTACACATAAGGGCACCAGAACACTGCTATGACAACAAAATATACTTTAgaatatgaaaaaaatatacatatgtTTTTTAGGGATAAGGGTACCACGGGTCCTCACCGACCAGCATACTGATCGgccctgacaggtgggcccgcccgaccacgCCGTGCAGACCAAGACATgaagatacgtggagcacaagTCCGGAGGCCGGGTGAACGGATTCTGCCCGaatatcacgggatacttgcTGTAAACCAACTCAGATTGTTTTCCATGTAATAACTGactctaggtcgtcagcctatataaggcggccaagagCGCCCCCCGAGAGTAACGTACATCAACTCTTCGcatcccataccagcaatacaatccacaagaacacaggacgtagggtattactctccagagacccgaacctgtctaaaccttgcgctCTTATGTTACCATTCAAGCTATTGATCttgcgatctcccccgcctactgggtaacccctggtggactgtcggtcaCTAAATATAACAGTTTTCTTCGATGAAAGAATTCACACCTCATCAAATCTTATAAGAGTTGTAAACAAGCGCACGTCTGCCTCTGTAAGTTGATTGCCGCATAAAAAGcgttgcttgcttagaatatcCTCACATTTGTCCAAAGCCTCGTATAATTTCGTGACCGCCTACAAATATGGAACAAAAGAAGCGTTGGTCAGACATTGGAAACGTATCCAATTTGAATAAACCTGCTTCCAAGAAACTGTGAACCGATGATTTACCTCGTCATATGGCCCCTGTTGCTTTGCAAAACCACATTTGTACACACCGATGTTTATCGCTTCGTATACCAACTCATTGATCTCATCTATGCTGGCCTGTAAATGAGCAGGGTATAGATCCAGATCAGGATTCTTTGCAAACTCGTTGAACTCGGAGTTGAGCATTCGGATGATCTCCGCGCTCTCGTTGTTCACGATGGTCTTGAGCTGCTTGTCCCATAGAACCTGTAACACAACACAGGAAGATCAATCCGATTGTTTAGCTGGAAATGTCAAATGAGGAGAAGAGACTCACAGGGACGCTTGGTTTCCCGGCGTAATTTCTGCTGGCGATCTCGTAAAGCTCCCTGATGCTCTTGGCTCCGTTGAAAGGATCGGGCTCGGCACCTGGCTCCTCATCTTTGGTGGCAGGAAACACCCATCCCATATGGTCGTCGGTCTCCTTGGTCCTCTCAAAGACGGGTTTCACCGACTACAGTATCATCGCACAGAGAGAGGAAAATCAATCAATGGATTTATTCCCCACATGGGCCGCGAAATCGAGCTGTGATTTCTCACGGTGAAGCCGATGGCGTGATCGAGGCCCTTGAGCTTGAGGAAGGCGAGGCACCTGCACGCCCAGGGGCAGGAGTAGGCGACGTAGAGGTGGTACCTCCCCGGTGCGGCGGGGAACCGGGCGGAGCTGTCCCTGGACACGAAGCTCCGGAAGGTGGACGGCGACGGGTCGAATGCCCCGGAGTCGGTGACTTCCTCGTGCCCCGAGCGCGCCATCTGAAGCACGCCACCACGAGAGCAGAGTACTGAGGGTCGCCCGCGCAGGCGTACGGATCAAAATCCGAGAGCCAGCGAGCGGGCTTGCCAAGATCACGTACCTTGACGTCGACGAAGGTGGTGGAGAGCGTCcgggcggcagtggcggtggAGGTGCGGCGACTGGGGAATCGTGTGCTCTGCCTACGGCCTTCAGCACTGTCGCACTCTGCTGTCTCGGCATCGATCGATGGATGCAACATGAAGCAGCAGTAGAGCGTGGCGTAGTCTATGATTTACGTATTCATCTTGTGATGGCGtattttatatatgtatgtgctAGTAGAGAACCTTTGGCCGCGAGTGGTAGCAGGTGACTAGCGGCGTGTTTGATGCTcggttaaagtttagctcttaTCATAttgaatgttcggatactaattatgagaactaatataagctaattacaaaactagttGTAGAAGttctgggctaattcgcgagatgaatctattaagcaattaatccatcattagcaaatggttactgtagcaccacgttgtcaaatcatggattaattaggcttaatagattcgtcccgcgaattagcctccatctatgcaattagttttataattagcctatatttaatactcctaattagtatccaaacatccgatgtgacaggagctttTAGCCCCTAAGAAACAAACACGCCTAGGTGTGCACGAGAGAAGGGTTAAAAGGCTCTGTATATCGatgaaataagaaaaatgaaacaTTGTCAAGCTAATTCCTATAAGGTCATTATTTGTGGCAAGCTGCCATATCTAAATGTGAAatgaaattttgaataaaacAAATCTTACAACAAATACTCATTTTTATTATTTCATAGGCAGGCATACTATTTAATATGTGTAACCTGGAAATGTTTTAATTGGACAATATAACTTTCCGTGTGAACTGAGTTTCATTTAGACGAAACTTATTTCCTCTATCTGTTCATAAGTCCTACAACAGATCATCATATCTATTCCCGTGACACCATATTTATAAATAATGAAATTTACGTCGAGAACATCTCGGCTCCACTTCTCCACCGTGGAACGGATTTGTGAACGGTGACATGCTATTGATACGAGACAAGCGCGAACAAAAGATAATGCGAGAGGCGATAAGAGCTAACGTACCAGAGGTAAAGCAGACTTCCGAATTATGGTGAGATAGAAGCCCGGGCCCAGTTCACCCCTACACGGCCACACCCGACTCGCGAAGCCCGGGCCCAGTTCACCCGGGCGACGTCACGGCACACGCCATGGGTTCGGAGGCACGGCCTGCACGCGGCCGCGCCCCCTCCTCGGCCTCTCCCCCCGCACGGGTACACCGCAGGCGTCCCATGGGGCCCGCATGCCAGTGAGCACGGGGGCACGGGCGCGGTTTTACGGGAACAACCCTCTGCTCGGTCACTATTCCCAATTCAGGCACTCTCTCGTCTATATACCATTTCTAattcgccccctccctcccgttTCTCACTTCCCAGCGCTACCCAGCGCATCCGCGGCCAAAACCCCCCTCCGGCATCCGCGGAATCCATCCCCGGGTAAGGTTCCAGGGGTCCTGGTTCGATGGTTCGATTCCTTAGGCCGTGAATTCATTCTGATACCCGGCAAACTAAAACCCGCTACCGATTTCTCCAATTTCTcgggtttcttttcttttgttgtgtCTTCAGGGGACAAGAAAACCCCGCCTGCGTGCCACTGCCAGCATCAGGAACAGCGCCTAATCACTTGTTCTTTTTCCTACAGTTCGGTGCAGGATTCGTTGGATTTACCTGAATCACTTTTGGTGCGAGGAGTAATTGTCAGCGCCAATTCCATCGAGCTTGGGAAAATCCGGCTCTTTGGTAGCTGGATTTTTGGCCAGTTCGAAGCAGCATCAGCTGCAAGGCGAGGATGCGAGGAGTGCGGCGGAGTGCTCGCGGGGAGGCGTCCGGGAAGGCGCACCGCGAGCTAGACCGGTTCGACATGGCCAACGAGGTGTTCCATCTCACCAGGGCCAGGTCGGAGCTCTGCCACCGGGCTCGAGGCGCCACTTCAGCCCGCCGGAAGAGGCCCTTCTCGACGTTCGAGCTCTTGTCGGCGAGGGAGTGCGGCCGCACGGGCGGCGCCGGGTTTGCTGCGGCCGATCGCGCCTATGTTGGCAGCAGGCACATCCCGACCAAAGGGCCGTGGGGCGTCGACGAAGTGGACAGCGAGGCCTACGTCTCGCAGTTCTCTGCTGATGGGTCGCTGCTCGTCGCTGGGTTTAGGGTGGGTGATTTTTGCTGTTACGATAGACAATGTGAACATAAGAGTTTCTTGTTCTTTTGTATACAAAACTTGTCTAGTGACTGACGATTCTGCGTGCAAAAATGTGGTGACAAGGGAAGCCGCATCAGAGTTTACGATGTCGAGAGAGGGTGGAAGATTCATAAGGATATAAGCTGCAGGAGTCTGCAGTGGACAGTTTCAGATATTGCTCTCTCACCTGATCAGCAATTCCTTGTAAGTATCTTGAGCATCGAATTCCTTTCAGACTGGATCCTGGACCTTTTACTGCTGTATTTGGGGAATTTGGGGATGTGTTTGATCACTCAGACCATGATTCGTAGAAGGTCTGGGGGAAGGGGCTGCTCCCGTTCCTACTCATGTATCTGAATATTGGtccatttcctttctttttttttttaacttacaTTCTAGGTCTTTCAATATCTATTTATCCCTGGTATGCATTCCTTCTTCAAAATTGGCTACATCCTCAATATCATGTGATATCGTTTTTTTCTAATGGAATATCATGTGATTTCTGATGAGGGATGATTTAGGATTGTTGTGATGTGCTATGCCAATTGCCAACAGTTACTTAATTTTTTAAGGATCTTCACCACGTCCAGGGATATTTTATTTCTATAACTTCAATTTTAAAACATGCGGGGGTGTGAAGCTTGCTGTTAAGTAGTCACAATGCCTATTTAAATAAATGCAACAATTTATTTGTACCACTTACCGAATATCAAGGTTTGTTACTTTTCTTCATGCAAAAAAAGACAATACCACATACTTAGGTGATTTTTGGTTCGTGGCACATCTGTTGCTATAATATGTGTTTGAACTTGTTTTGTATCTATTCTTCTTTAATGACATGATTCACAATTATCCTGCATGTTCGAGAAACAAAATAATTAGGTGATTTTGTATTACTAAGAAAATAAGCACCCAAGAGGACTTCAGCTTAGGTGCACATGGCGTACTACTGTTATTTTAGTTTACCATTTTAAAGTTTTATTTGTTAACTGCTTACTTTTTTCCGGTAAAGGGCCTACCTTGTGGTCTATTCTATCTGCAGCCTGCAGGGTGTGCTGTTAACTTTAGACTTTACCAAGTCGCAATTCATGTTCAGTGGCATGCCTTTTTTAATCAAGCAGATTTCATCACTTCGCAGGCCTATGCAAGTTTGTCGCCTATTGTTCACATTGTGAATGTGCAGAGTTCTGGAAAGGAATCTCATGCTAATGTTAATGTATGCTATATTCCCAAACTTTTCAATTTGTTGTCACCTATTAAAAACTTTTAACTTCATGCTCATGCTGAATTCATAAACTCATTCCTCTTTTTCCGAAGGAAATTCATGAGGGAT
This sequence is a window from Setaria italica strain Yugu1 chromosome III, Setaria_italica_v2.0, whole genome shotgun sequence. Protein-coding genes within it:
- the LOC101784545 gene encoding uncharacterized protein LOC101784545, with product MLHPSIDAETAECDSAEGRRQSTRFPSRRTSTATAARTLSTTFVDVKMARSGHEEVTDSGAFDPSPSTFRSFVSRDSSARFPAAPGRYHLYVAYSCPWACRCLAFLKLKGLDHAIGFTSVKPVFERTKETDDHMGWVFPATKDEEPGAEPDPFNGAKSIRELYEIASRNYAGKPSVPVLWDKQLKTIVNNESAEIIRMLNSEFNEFAKNPDLDLYPAHLQASIDEINELVYEAINIGVYKCGFAKQQGPYDEAVTKLYEALDKCEDILSKQRFLCGNQLTEADVRLFTTLIRFDEVYSVYFKCNKKLIREYPNLFNYTKDIYQIPGISSTVNMEYIKKSYYGGYSPINPYGIIPVGPNIDYNAPHDREKFNA